The Paralichthys olivaceus isolate ysfri-2021 chromosome 2, ASM2471397v2, whole genome shotgun sequence genomic interval GGTCCTGGAAATTTTCTCAGAAGAAAGAAACTTTGGGAGTTCATCGatcaaaatgtaaacacaaattggaataaataacagttattaaaattaaattgtaCCATATTTTAATGGTCctaatgcattttgttttcatcctacATAATCCTAATAGTGTGAAAATACCACAGACCAAGATGCCAGCACTTGCAGTGGAAGCGGGATTATGCCCTCAACTAGCTCCATGCCACCATGCCAGCCGCAAGCCTCCACCCCCATATCTGctgagaaaacaatgaaaatgccAGACCCTCCAGAGTATGTGGTGTACACAGATTCAGAGTTAGACATGGTGCGTAGTCAGTACTTTGCATTGCTCTGCAATGGAAAGGAAAAGAACTACAAGATGTCAAAGGAGCTATGTTGCAGACTTGTAAGGAACACAATCACTAGCATGGTTGCAATCCTGCGTGCTAGTCCCATGGGTAAACAAGCAAGATACCCCTCCAAACTGGAAATGAGAGCCATGTCACAGAAGATTGTCGACTATTATCCTATGTTACGTGATGCTGACACAAATATGCCATATGTAagtaatatttttcatttttctcaacCAAAACTGTGGACAGGTCAGCAACAAGACAAACAATTTATCTCACATTCTTTCACCACAGCTGACCATCTACACCAAAATGTACAAgcgacttcagaatatgagaacTCCAAGGAAGAGGCAGGGCTCCGTACCACAAAGAGGAGCGGCCAAGACAGCTCTCTTCAGCGCAGACAACCAGGACATGGAGACAGATTGGACAGACACAAGCTACTCGAGTGATAATACCATACTTCTTGAGAGCAATGATGACATCAGCGGGGACAGCTCTGCAGGTATGcaaattgtgggaaaaaaatgaaagggtGGCTGTCATACAAATTTGTTTATGACTAAAAGTGTTTAATCATGTAATGAAACTATAGTTGTCCACATTTGTTGAACCAGAGTTCATGGCTAGACATGCACTGTGTTTATATATGCCTATTTTGCCCTGTCATATAATTGTATTGAgaattttttcattatttctaaaaaaaaaaaaagcatcccCACTACCACTCCCCTCTGTGCGAAAGAAGCCAAAGAGTGGCACCAAAACATCACTGCTGCCATCCGAGTCAGCCTCATGCTCCGCACCCACGACTGTGATTGCTTCACCAACCACGTCTGCTTCACCAGCCACGTCTGCGTCACCAGCCACGTCTGCATCACCAACCACGCCTGCAAAGGATGTTTTTGGTAAGCCCACCTCAGCACACCTCTCAGCCTGTCATCCATGAAATTGGATTAAAGTTTCCCAAAAAATAGTGCATTGTATTTTAACCACGCTTTATTTCCCCTGTGTTGTTGTTAAAGTGTTAACATTCAAATGTCTTGGCTtggttttttgtcatttcagtgGGCCAGGACAGTCTGAAGATGCAGGCTAGGCACTACAGAACATTGAGCAACATGTACAATAAGCCCAATGCAAAACCCAATCAAAATGATGTTGCTCAAATTTTGGACCTTGAGTTTGAGGCCAGACGGGCTTTCATTGATGCAGATGTTACAAAGGAAGAGGACCGACCTGCAAAAATCTTTGAGGCATATCCATGCTTCAAAGATGTTCGAAATGTATGTTGGTTTGTTGTACTTGAGTTACTGTGTATCCATCTGTGTACTGAATTTCAATGCATTGTTAACTGTTGAACTGTGCACAATGCTGTTTTAGGCAATGGATGAGCTGCGGCGCATAGTAGGTGGCACCAACAGCAGATACATTGAGGAAGTAAAAGGAAGATGGGCAGAATTCTGTGCCAAGGTGCAGTTCTACGGTGTGTGGAAGAAAGTCCTGAAACCCCCTTTCCCTTTGGATGTCCGCAGTGGTAAGTTGCTGTTCCATACAATATGTACGTATATGTATTGATATTTGTACAACATTCAGACCATTCTGTTCATTCTTATATTCTTTAGTGGATTTCACACTCGCCCTCTTCAATGCACTCCCATCCCTCTTCCCCTCACCAACTTCACCACCAAAGAAGCTTGGGAATAGCTGTGAGGCACTTCTTCATATCCTGAAggtgagaaatgtttgtgttgattccTTACTGTCCTCTTTGAAGTGcctttattttctcacattattGTGCTTGTTCACATTTAGTAACAATACACCTAAGTTCACAGTTATAGATATGACCTAATTTATGTCAAAAGGGGAAAACAGAAGTGCCTCTAGTGTCCCTCAAATGGTGTTGACagaaggaaataacaaaaaatgttttgcaaaacctttaattatttcattatttcattcattcattcattcattcattcactgatGAAACATTAGCACCTTGCATCAGCTTGTATCAGGTATTAAAGCAGAAGTAAGTGGTCCGGTCGTTTTCGCTAATGCTGTGTTCCAGGCAGGCTTTTGAAATCGTAAATTACAGCTTCAAGTCACAACTTACGACTTTGTAGCGTTTCAGGCAACCCACTCGTGTTTTTCCGACCTGTTTTACCGGTGAAAGTCACTATAACGGCCACTCGTAACTTCCGACCGGTGAACTCGTACCAGATCGACCTGGTACCACATCACGGTCGGAAAAATACGAGTTTCCTTGAACGCACCATAACAGTCCTCGTCCCTACGTCGCCACATTCACGGCGTCCCTTGGCTGCACACACAGCCCTGCATGCCGTTCTCTCTCCTCATTGGATAAAAACTGTAGGATACGATAAATGTTTCTCCTCGgctcagagcagagcagagggacTGACAGACCCGTGTTTCAGTCCAAACACTCTATGTAAGTGATTGCTGTCGGAAGATATAACTATTTAAGACTTATATTAACACAAATATATCACTTACTTCTGCTTTAATCAATCCTAAATTCCTACATCAGTTTAACATGTTCCCCCCTACACTATTGTAAAGCAATTCATCTGATAATAATGAGTGTGAGTTTTTAAAcgtgaatttaaatttaagagTGCTCAAGTCATTGGTTGCAACCTgatagtttcattttaaaaatgatcatacactttcaatacatttttatgtctTCTCACTCTCTAcgcattgttcttttttttctgttccagTCAGGCGAAGACCCCACCCTGTATCTGGAGAAgcgtcctctctcctccccagtTTTGCTTTTTGATGGATCAACCACCATCGTGGCTGTTGGTAATGTACCTGTGACCACCCTTCCACAGGAAGATTTCTCAGAAGGGATGTTGGTGCTATTGGCATACTACTACACGTTGCATTTAACATACCCTAAATGTGTTGCAACGCTCCTCTCTGTTATTCAAACAGAGGTCATTGGTGACACAATCCACGATCAAGATGCCACTAGTGCATATAAGAAAGCAATGGCTGATTGGAAATCATTCATTGACAAGTAGCTGAATGTCAAGCAGTATTTTGTCATGTCAgttgttcttgttattgttaCCCATGCCTTACAATGGTTTTGTGTATTCCACAAGTTTATTACAGTGTCACTTAATTATTTGCTTGAATTGTTACCTCATCGAGGCCTGCACTGTAAAATGTAACTAATGGTTTCAACTTAAAAATATGAGCGAAAGGGCTAAATTTCAAgttaagtgaaagaaaaaaagacgcTACGGTCGCGGCCGCACCCCTGTTTCAGTTGAGTTGTCTGAACTAGCAAAtctgtttaatttgaattaaaaatgtaagttCTGTAAATCTTATAtgtcatttgatttattaattgattGAACTGCTTGGTTGTTATTTGAATTTGCAAATCTATCTTAGTTTAATTAATTTTCAAGATAAACCTGCTTGGATTAAGACAGAGCTTAGTCATTCTTCACTAATAGTATAGTATTTTTCtctaaatttaatatttttcttaacTAATCTTCAGCTAAATTAGCTAAAGAAGGAAAGATTTTGTTTGTAATTGCTTATATTTAGTATATTTCACTTATTTTGAGGCTGTAAAAAGTTACTTTTTTAAGTaatctcattttaaaaccagcattTTATGCTTAAATTTAGTATGTTTCACTTATTTCTAGGCTGTAAAAAGTTACTTTTTAAGTAATCTAATCTTAAAAACGAGCATTTTATGCTTATATTTAGtatatttcacttgttttgaGGCTGTAAAAAGTTACTTTTTAAGTAATCTCATCTTAAAACCAGCATTTTATGCTtatatttcacttgttttgaGGCTGTAAAAGTTACTTTTTAAGTAATCTCATCTTAAAACCAGCATTTTATGCTTAAATTTAGTATATTTCACTTGTTTAGAGGCTGTAAAAAGTTACTTTTTAAGTAATCTCATCTTAAAACCAGCATGTTTGGCTTATTTTAAGCCTTCCAAACACCTCTGTAGACATGCTTATTTCCAGATTTAACAATCTTAATTTAAGAAATCTTGTCAAGTGAAATTatcttgctgcatggacagatAATTTCACTTGTTTTGAGTACATTTTCCCTCAGATTTAgtgtttttatcttgtttttagaCCCCCCTTTTTTGCAGTGCAGGTATGAAGACTTTCGTAATCGGATGTGGTCAGGTGACATATATTGTAATGTAGTGTGTATCCTAGTTGAAGTGTAATGACAGCTTTACTTTATTGGCCGTGTACAAGTTTAAATAAAGGTTGAGTTTGTTGTATTCTCTAAGATGTGTGCCACATGACTGCTGAGTCAGGACCTGAGGAACTGACTCAGCTTCTAAGTTGACCCAAGCACTTTTGTGTCATTGTGTATACaaaatttgtgttttcctctaGTCAGTTTTgtgcatacagtatattttgtctttgcttATCGTCACAATCTCCAGGACCCATTGACATGCCACTATATCTTTGAGGAGATAGTGGGTTGGCTCTACAGTGCAGCTCTGGTACTGACTGAGCAGCagactgttgtgttgttgtgcttgTTTGAGCACAGTGAAGAACTTCTCTAGCGTAACAAAGTTGAATGGGTCAGGTTACAACGAAATCACGAGCCATTCAGCAGCTGCTCCCCTCTACCACATAACAGCAATGCATCAATGATCACAGCAGAAGAGCTTGACTGCCCCCATCTGGTTAGATACAGAACTGAAAGCAAGGTCGACCACATAAAGTTATAagtttgagtaaaaaaaatataaaaaaatgaattttcttTACATGTAGTGTTACATATAACATTGTTACT includes:
- the LOC109648121 gene encoding uncharacterized protein, producing MPSTSSMPPCQPQASTPISAEKTMKMPDPPEYVVYTDSELDMVRSQYFALLCNGKEKNYKMSKELCCRLVRNTITSMVAILRASPMGKQARYPSKLEMRAMSQKIVDYYPMLRDADTNMPYLTIYTKMYKRLQNMRTPRKRQGSVPQRGAAKTALFSADNQDMETDWTDTSYSSDNTILLESNDDISGDSSAASPLPLPSVRKKPKSGTKTSLLPSESASCSAPTTVIASPTTSASPATSASPATSASPTTPAKDVFVGQDSLKMQARHYRTLSNMYNKPNAKPNQNDVAQILDLEFEARRAFIDADVTKEEDRPAKIFEAYPCFKDVRNAMDELRRIVGGTNSRYIEEVKGRWAEFCAKVQFYGVWKKVLKPPFPLDVRSVDFTLALFNALPSLFPSPTSPPKKLGNSCEALLHILKSGEDPTLYLEKRPLSSPVLLFDGSTTIVAVGNVPVTTLPQEDFSEGMLVLLAYYYTLHLTYPKCVATLLSVIQTEVIGDTIHDQDATSAYKKAMADWKSFIDK